The genomic DNA CACGTGCGCCAGTACGACGTGGACATCATGAACCTGCAGCGCGCCGAAAGCCTGAAGACCACGCCCGAAGGCGTCGAGATCGGCTTCGCCGGCGGCGCCACGCTGCGCGGCAAGACCGTCATCATCGCCACCGGCGCCCGCTGGCGCGAAATGAACGTGCCCGGCGAAGCCCAGTACCGCAACAAGGGCGTGGCCTATTGCCCCCACTGCGACGGCCCCCTCTTCAAGGGCAAGCGCGTGGCCGTGGTGGGCGGCGGCAACTCGGGCGTCGAAGCCGCCATCGACCTGGCCGGCGTCGTCTCGCACGTCACGCTGCTGGAGTTCGCACCGGAACTGAAGGCCGACGCCGTGCTGGTGCGCAAGCTGCGCAGCCTGCCCAACGTCGACATCATCACGCAGGCGCAGACCACCGAAGTGACCGGTGACGGCAGCCGCGTGAATGGCCTGGTCTACACCGACCGCGCATCGGGCCAGAGCAAGACCGTCGCGCTGGAAGGCGTCTTCGTCCAGATCGGCCTGGTGCCCAACAGCGCCTGGCTGAAGGACAGCGGCGTGGCCCTGACCCGCTTCGGCGAGATCGAGGTCGATGCCCGCGGCGAAACCTCGGTGCCCGGCGTGTTCGCCGCCGGTGACGTGACGACCGTGCCCTACAAGCAGATCGTCATTGCGATGGGCGAAGGTTCCAAGGCATCGCTGGCCGCCTTCGACCACCTGATCCGCCACAGCGCACCGGCGGAAGCGCCCGCCGAGGCCGCGACGGCCTAAGCAGCAAGATTGCCAGCGGGTGGCACAGCCCGGCGCCGCGAAGGATCGCGGCGCCGGGCTTTTTGTTTGGTATCGCCCAATGGCGAGTCCAGAAATCAACCTCTTGGATACTCACGGCGCGCATGCAGGACACTCACGACTTCCAGGTGAGTCACCATGACGCGATACACGAGGATGTAGTTGGCTGAGATGACTAGCTCACGGGTGCCAGCGACGCGTCCAGGCCTGAACCACTCTGGATGCCTGGCAGCAGACAGGGTTGCCTCCGACACGAGACGCTTCATCTTTCGTGCAGCGCCGGGACTGTCTTCCGTGATGAATGCCAGGATGGCCATCAGGTCAGCGCGCGCGCTGGCGCGCCATTGAACAGGCAACATCTTCCCTACTGCTCCCCATGGATTCAGTCCGTGTCGGGCACTTGGCCCTGGCGCTTGCTTACTTCTGGGAGAGGTGAGGCGAGTCGGCCTCAAGCGTGTCGATCAACACATCCACTTCAGCCATGACATCATCGTGCGATGCCAATGGGCGGGGATCGGCCAAGCTGGCCTCGACACGCGCACGGAACCAGTGATCATGACTGATCGCCTGGGCATCGGCGGAAGATGCCGACCTGCGGGAAGATTTCAATAAAGGACTCATGCCGCGCTCCGTAGAGCACTCATTCTACGATCAGGCAGCGCCACCGTCGACGGACCAAAACATCCACGGGACGTTGCGCCCATCGGAAAAAGAAAACGCGGCCCACCCGCTCGGCCGCGTTTCCTTCAAACCAATGACCTGGGATCAACGCGCCAGCAGCAGCGCATTCACCCGCTTCACGAACGCAGAGGGGTCGGCCAGTTGCGCGCCATCCGCCAGCAAGGCCTGGTCCAGCAGCAGGTTCGCCCAGTCGCCGAACTCCGCATCCTGCGCATCGCGAATCCGCGCCACCAGCGCGTGGTCCGGATTGATCTCCAGCACGGGCTTCACCTCGGGCGCTTCCTGGCCGGCGTTCTTCAGCATGCGCAGCAGGTGCGGGCTGAGCTCGTGCTCGCCCACCACCACGCAAGCCGGCGAATCGACCAGGCGCAGCGTGACGCGAACTTCCTTGACCTTGTCGGCCAGCGCGGTCTGCAGGCGCTCGACCAGCGGCTTGAACTGCTCGGCCACCTCGGTCTGGCGCTTCTTTTCCTCGTCATCGGCCAGGCTTTCCAGGTCCAGGCCGCCCTTGGCGACCGAGGACAGCGGCTTGCCATCGAACTCGCGCAGGTGCGACAGCATCCACTCGTCCACGCGGTCGGTCAGCAGCAGCACTTCCAGGCCCTTCTTGCGGAAGATCTCCAGGTGCGGGCTGGCCGACGCCGCGGCCACGGAATCAGCCGTGACGTAGTAGATCTTGTCCTGGCCTTCCTTCATGCGCGACACATAATCGGCCAGCGACACCGTCTGCGCGCCGCCTTCGGTGCTGGTCGACGCGAAGCGCAGCAGCTTGGCGATGCGCTCCTGGTTGGCGGGGTCTTCGCCCGTGCCTTCCTTCAGCACCTGGCCGAACTCGGCCCAGAAAGCCGCGTAGTCGTCCTGCCGGTTTTCCGCCAGGTCTTCCAGCAGCGACAGGATGCGCTTGGCCGAGCCCTCACGGATGGCGCGCACGTCACGGCTTTCCTGCAGGATCTCGCGCGAGACGTTCAGCGGCAGGTCGGCCGAGTCGATCACGCCGCGCACGAAACGCAGGTAAGACGGCAGCAGCTGCTCGGCGTCGTCCATGATGAACACGCGCTTCACGTACAGCTTCACGCCACGGCGGGCATCGCGGTCCCACATGTCGAAGGGGGCCTGCTTGGGGATGTACAGCAGCTGGGTATATTCGCTGCGGCCTTCGACGCGGTTGTGCGTCCACGCGGCCGGGTCCTGGAAATCGTGCGAGACGTGCTTGTAGAACTCGCGGTACTGCTCGTCTGTCACGTCCGACTTGCTGCGCGTCCACAGGGCATTGGCCTGGTTCACGCTTTCCCATTCGTCGGTCCTCACCTGCTCCGACTTCTCGGCGTCGTAATCTTCCTTGCGCATCTGGATGGGCAGGGAGATGTGGTCGGAATAGCGGCGCAGCACGCTGCGCAGGCGCCAGCCGTCCAGGAAGTCGTCCTCGTCGGCGCGCAGGTGCAAGGTCACTTCCGTGCCGCGATCGGCCTTCTCCACCTGGGCCACGCTGAACTCGCCCTGGCCGTCGGATTCCCAGCGCACCGCCTGGTCGGCGGGCAGGCCGGCGCGGCGGCTGACCACGGTGACCTTGTCGGCCACGATGAAGGACGAATAGAAGCCCACGCCGAACTGGCCGATCAGCTGCGCGTCCTTCTGCTTGTCGCCCGTCAGGCGCGAGAAGAACTCCTTGGTGCCCGAGCGCGCGATGGTGCCCAGGTTGGCCACCGCCTCGTCGCGCGACAGGCCGATCCCGTTGTCCGACAGCGTGATCGTGCGCGCGTCCTTGTCGAAATCGATACGGATGCGCAGCTCGCTGTCGCCTTCCAGCAGCGCGGGGTTGTCGATGGACTCGAAACGCAGCTTGTCGCAGGCGTCCGATGCGTTCGACACCAGCTCGCGCAGGAAGATCTCCTTGTTGCTGTAGAGCGAGTGGATCATCAGGTGCAGCAGTTGCTTCACCTCGGCCTGGAAGCCCAGGGTTTCGGCAGGCGCGGCGGTCGCGGAAGAGGCTTGTTCGGTCATGGTCTCTTTAGCTGTGTTGGGGTTGGCGAAGGGGCGGCGCGGCTAACCGTGGCGGCGCCCATTGGGGGGCCAGATGGGGGTAGTGGCGGGAATTTCAAGACCGCCTATAATGGCCGACTTCGCTACGCGCATGCAGCGCTGGCTCCCCGCCAGCACAGAGGCTCATGCGCCACTCGCCCGAGTGGTGAAATTGGTAGACGCAGGGGACTCAAAATCCCCCGCCGCAAGGCGTGCCGGTTCGATTCCGGCCTCGGGCACCATTCAAAAACTTCTAAGAAATCAACAACTTGGAAGTGTTCGCAGCACAAACCCCGTACCAGGGGATTTCTTGAGAAAGTGGTCAGGTACAGTTTCGGTACAGTGATGCGGCGCTAGCCCCACACCGGAGCACTCATGGCTACGATTGTTAAGACTTCCTCGGGGACTTGGAAAGCCCTCATCCGCAAGACAGGCTGGCCGGCCACGGCCAAGACGTTCCGCACCAAGCGGGACGCCGAAGACTGGGCGCGCCGTACCGAAGACGAGATGGTACGTGGCGTATACATCCAGCGAGCGCCCGCCGAGCGCATGACCGTCGAAGCGGCCTTGGCCCGCTACCTCAAGGAAGTCACGCCCACCAAGCGGGCCTCGACCCAAGCCGGCGAACACAAGAAAGCGCAGGTCATCATCCGGCATCTTGGCAAGTATTCGCTGGCCGCCCTGAACGCCGAGATCGTGGCGCAGTTCCGCGACACGCGGTTGGCCGGCGACCCCGACAAAAACGGCAAGCTGCGGCCGCGCAGTAACAACACGGTACGCTTGGAACTGGCGTTGCTGGGCCACCTGTTCACCGTCGCCATCAAGGAATGGGGCATTGGCCTGCCCTTCAATCCCGTATCCAACATTCGCCGCCCGGCTCCCGGCTCTGGCCGCAACCGGCGATTGACCCCGGAAGAACAGAACCGCCTGCTGCAAGCCGTGGATAAGCACTCGAACCCGATGTTCGGCTGGATTGTCCGTATTGCCGTGCAGACCGGTATGCGGCTGTCTGAGATTGCCACGCTGCGCATACGGCAAGTGGACATCGAGCGGCGCGTCGTTCGGCTGGAGCACACCAAGAACTCTTCGCCCCGTACCGTCCCTCTGACGGCCGAGGCAACGCGTGTGTTCACTGAGGCACTTGCCAATCCCGTGCGACCTGCTGAAACCGAATTGGTGTTCTTCGGCGAACCCGGCCGAGATGGCATACGTCGCCCCTACCTGTTCGACAAGGCGTGGACCGATGCCAAGCGCGCAGCGGGCCTTGAGGACTTCCGCTTTCATGACCTGCGGCATGAGGCTGTCAGCCGGTTCGTGGAAGCCGGCTTGAGCGATCAAGAGGTGTCGGCCATCAGCGGCCACAAGTCGATGCAGATGCTCAAGCGCTATACACATCTGCGGGCGGA from Orrella dioscoreae includes the following:
- a CDS encoding type II toxin-antitoxin system RelE/ParE family toxin; this encodes MLPVQWRASARADLMAILAFITEDSPGAARKMKRLVSEATLSAARHPEWFRPGRVAGTRELVISANYILVYRVMVTHLEVVSVLHARREYPRG
- the relB gene encoding type II toxin-antitoxin system RelB family antitoxin, with the translated sequence MSPLLKSSRRSASSADAQAISHDHWFRARVEASLADPRPLASHDDVMAEVDVLIDTLEADSPHLSQK
- the htpG gene encoding molecular chaperone HtpG, which produces MTEQASSATAAPAETLGFQAEVKQLLHLMIHSLYSNKEIFLRELVSNASDACDKLRFESIDNPALLEGDSELRIRIDFDKDARTITLSDNGIGLSRDEAVANLGTIARSGTKEFFSRLTGDKQKDAQLIGQFGVGFYSSFIVADKVTVVSRRAGLPADQAVRWESDGQGEFSVAQVEKADRGTEVTLHLRADEDDFLDGWRLRSVLRRYSDHISLPIQMRKEDYDAEKSEQVRTDEWESVNQANALWTRSKSDVTDEQYREFYKHVSHDFQDPAAWTHNRVEGRSEYTQLLYIPKQAPFDMWDRDARRGVKLYVKRVFIMDDAEQLLPSYLRFVRGVIDSADLPLNVSREILQESRDVRAIREGSAKRILSLLEDLAENRQDDYAAFWAEFGQVLKEGTGEDPANQERIAKLLRFASTSTEGGAQTVSLADYVSRMKEGQDKIYYVTADSVAAASASPHLEIFRKKGLEVLLLTDRVDEWMLSHLREFDGKPLSSVAKGGLDLESLADDEEKKRQTEVAEQFKPLVERLQTALADKVKEVRVTLRLVDSPACVVVGEHELSPHLLRMLKNAGQEAPEVKPVLEINPDHALVARIRDAQDAEFGDWANLLLDQALLADGAQLADPSAFVKRVNALLLAR
- a CDS encoding site-specific integrase — protein: MATIVKTSSGTWKALIRKTGWPATAKTFRTKRDAEDWARRTEDEMVRGVYIQRAPAERMTVEAALARYLKEVTPTKRASTQAGEHKKAQVIIRHLGKYSLAALNAEIVAQFRDTRLAGDPDKNGKLRPRSNNTVRLELALLGHLFTVAIKEWGIGLPFNPVSNIRRPAPGSGRNRRLTPEEQNRLLQAVDKHSNPMFGWIVRIAVQTGMRLSEIATLRIRQVDIERRVVRLEHTKNSSPRTVPLTAEATRVFTEALANPVRPAETELVFFGEPGRDGIRRPYLFDKAWTDAKRAAGLEDFRFHDLRHEAVSRFVEAGLSDQEVSAISGHKSMQMLKRYTHLRAEDLVQKLDRIPSLSAHDPATRGTE